A portion of the Rhodopseudomonas sp. BAL398 genome contains these proteins:
- a CDS encoding LysR family transcriptional regulator yields MSDLDLRDISAFVAVARTRNFRRAAVAQQVSVSSLSQRLRDLEARLGVRLLHRTTRSVALTEAGELLLAKVAPALGDVDAALQQVRGMSGQPSGRLRINAPAPAVDLVLAPMVASFLMQYPQIELEIVAETALIDIVERGFDAGVRWGESLAQDMIAVSLGPPERFCVVASPQYIARRGRPIVPQDLLAHCCIRIRFESGAMPDWEFEKDGRVVNVSPTGPLVANYLHLGLRAARDGLGFFALSDGYIRDDLAAGTLVSVLDDWCAPYPGPFLYYPSRRQPPPALRAFVDFVAEWKRERRH; encoded by the coding sequence ATGAGCGATCTCGATCTGCGCGATATCTCGGCCTTCGTGGCGGTGGCCCGAACCCGCAATTTCCGCCGCGCCGCGGTCGCGCAGCAGGTCTCGGTTTCCAGCCTGAGCCAGCGGCTGCGCGACCTGGAAGCCCGGCTCGGGGTGCGCCTGTTGCATCGCACGACGCGCAGCGTGGCGCTGACCGAGGCCGGCGAATTGCTGCTGGCCAAGGTCGCGCCGGCGCTTGGCGATGTCGACGCCGCCTTGCAGCAAGTGCGCGGCATGAGCGGACAGCCGTCCGGGCGGTTGCGGATCAACGCCCCGGCGCCGGCCGTCGACCTCGTGCTGGCGCCGATGGTGGCTTCGTTCCTGATGCAATATCCGCAGATCGAACTGGAGATCGTCGCCGAAACCGCGCTGATCGACATTGTCGAGCGCGGCTTCGATGCCGGCGTGCGCTGGGGCGAGAGCCTGGCGCAGGACATGATCGCGGTGTCGTTGGGGCCGCCGGAGCGGTTTTGCGTTGTCGCGTCACCGCAATATATTGCGCGGCGCGGACGCCCGATCGTGCCGCAGGATCTGCTCGCGCATTGCTGCATCCGCATCCGCTTCGAAAGCGGCGCGATGCCGGACTGGGAGTTCGAAAAGGACGGCCGGGTGGTGAATGTGTCGCCGACGGGGCCGCTGGTGGCGAACTATCTGCATCTCGGCCTGCGCGCCGCCCGCGATGGGCTGGGCTTCTTCGCCCTCTCCGACGGCTATATTCGCGACGACCTCGCCGCCGGCACTTTGGTCAGCGTGCTCGACGATTGGTGCGCGCCGTATCCGGGGCCGTTTTTGTACTATCCAAGCCGCCGCCAACCGCCGCCGGCGCTGCGTGCCTTTGTCGATTTCGTCGCGGAGTGGAAGCGGGAGCGGAGGCACTGA
- a CDS encoding aldo/keto reductase translates to MDKRPLGNTGPKVSAIGLGCMGMSDAYGPTDRGESIATIHAALDAGINLIDTGDFYAMGKNELLIAEALKGRNRDEVQLSVKFGALRAPDGSFSGFDGRPAAIKNFLAYSLVRLGVDHIDIYRPARLDPNVPIEDTIGALSDLVKAGYIKHIGLSEVGADTIRRAAKVHPIVDLQIEYALITRGIEDEILPACRELGIGITAYGVLARGLIGGHWTKDSAAPNDYRAMNPRFQGANLDANLALVERLRAIADSIGASVAQVAIAWVAAQGDDIVPVIGARRRDRLAEALGALKLKLTPAQLADLTTAIPRDAAAGARYPELQMAFLDSEKRKTA, encoded by the coding sequence ATGGACAAGCGCCCCCTCGGAAACACCGGCCCCAAAGTCTCGGCCATCGGCCTCGGCTGCATGGGCATGTCGGACGCCTATGGACCGACCGACCGCGGCGAGAGCATCGCCACCATCCACGCCGCGCTCGATGCCGGCATCAACCTGATCGACACCGGCGATTTCTACGCCATGGGCAAAAACGAGCTGCTGATCGCCGAGGCGCTGAAGGGCCGCAACCGCGACGAGGTGCAGCTCTCGGTCAAATTCGGCGCGTTGCGCGCCCCCGACGGCAGTTTTTCCGGCTTCGACGGCCGCCCGGCGGCGATCAAGAACTTTTTGGCCTATTCGCTGGTGCGGCTCGGCGTCGATCATATCGACATCTATCGCCCCGCCCGGCTCGACCCCAATGTGCCGATCGAGGACACGATCGGGGCGCTTAGCGACCTGGTGAAGGCCGGCTATATCAAGCATATCGGCCTGTCCGAAGTCGGCGCCGACACTATCCGCCGCGCCGCCAAGGTGCATCCGATCGTCGATCTGCAGATCGAATATGCGCTGATCACCCGCGGCATCGAGGACGAGATCCTGCCGGCGTGCCGCGAGCTCGGCATCGGCATCACCGCCTATGGGGTGCTGGCGCGCGGGCTGATCGGCGGCCATTGGACCAAGGACAGCGCCGCGCCGAACGATTACCGCGCCATGAACCCGCGATTCCAGGGCGCCAATCTCGACGCCAATCTGGCGCTGGTCGAAAGACTGCGCGCGATCGCCGATTCCATCGGCGCTTCGGTGGCGCAGGTCGCGATCGCCTGGGTGGCGGCGCAGGGCGACGACATCGTGCCGGTGATCGGCGCGCGGCGCCGCGATCGGCTCGCCGAGGCGCTGGGCGCGCTGAAGCTGAAGCTGACGCCGGCGCAACTCGCCGATCTCACCACCGCGATCCCGCGCGACGCCGCCGCCGGCGCGCGCTACCCGGAACTCCAGATGGCGTTTCTCGACAGCGAAAAGCGCAAGACGGCGTAA
- a CDS encoding HesA/MoeB/ThiF family protein, which translates to MLSSEELERYARHIVLREVGGPGQAALQRARVLVVGAGGLGAPVLMYLAAAGVGTLDVVDDDIVSLSNLQRQVIHATPDIGARKVDSAAARIHALNPHVRFVPHPTRIDAANALALIGDCDLVLDGSDNFATRYLVSDACFLARKPLITAALGVFDGSLTTIRAHERNEAGEFNPSYRCLFPQAPPPGTVPACAEAGVLGALAGVLGSMMALEAIREIVGFGEGLVGRLLMVDARAMRFETLRYGRDPANPLNGDQPSIVDLSGH; encoded by the coding sequence ATGCTGAGCAGCGAAGAACTTGAACGTTATGCCCGCCACATCGTGTTGCGCGAGGTCGGCGGTCCCGGGCAGGCGGCGTTGCAGCGCGCGCGCGTGCTGGTGGTCGGCGCCGGCGGGCTCGGCGCGCCGGTGCTGATGTATCTGGCGGCGGCCGGGGTTGGCACGCTTGACGTGGTCGACGATGACATCGTGTCGCTGTCGAATCTGCAGCGTCAGGTGATCCATGCCACGCCGGATATCGGCGCCCGCAAGGTCGACAGCGCCGCGGCGCGGATTCATGCGCTCAATCCCCATGTCCGCTTCGTGCCGCATCCGACGCGGATCGATGCGGCCAACGCGCTGGCGCTGATCGGCGATTGCGATCTGGTGCTCGATGGCTCGGATAATTTCGCCACGCGCTATCTGGTGTCGGATGCCTGTTTCCTCGCGCGCAAGCCGCTGATCACCGCAGCGCTCGGGGTGTTCGACGGTTCGCTGACCACGATCCGCGCCCATGAGAGGAACGAGGCCGGCGAGTTCAATCCGAGCTATCGCTGCCTGTTTCCGCAAGCGCCGCCGCCCGGCACGGTGCCGGCCTGCGCCGAGGCCGGGGTGCTGGGCGCGCTGGCTGGCGTGCTCGGCTCGATGATGGCGCTGGAGGCGATCCGCGAAATCGTCGGCTTCGGCGAGGGGCTGGTCGGCCGCCTGCTGATGGTCGACGCCCGCGCGATGCGGTTCGAGACCCTGCGCTACGGCCGCGATCCGGCCAATCCGCTGAATGGCGATCAGCCTAGCATCGTCGATCTCAGCGGGCACTGA
- a CDS encoding ParA family protein: protein MQTIVLATQKGGSGKSTLAIGLALAAIHSGHSVRLIETDSLGTLSNWQRRRVFAEPQVDPVYNAAEIEARLQAAADAGVSLTIIDTAAGLSAATTAAIRYADLCLIPARPCVADIEATASTLQIARAWEKPFAFILNQTPIRGQRIANAANALGDEAALEAAGVLALPYVVMRNDHQDALGKGLAVGEYAPNGKSADEINALWQWIELKLTGAVAIEEHETLDLDSPAPDLAPAPAPYRPAVTESALVS from the coding sequence ATGCAGACGATCGTATTGGCCACCCAAAAGGGCGGCAGCGGCAAGAGCACCCTGGCCATCGGCCTGGCGCTGGCCGCCATCCATTCCGGCCATTCGGTCCGGCTGATCGAGACCGATTCGCTCGGCACGCTGTCGAACTGGCAGCGCCGCCGGGTGTTTGCCGAGCCGCAGGTCGATCCGGTCTACAACGCCGCCGAGATCGAGGCGCGGTTGCAGGCGGCGGCCGACGCCGGCGTCAGCCTGACGATCATCGACACCGCCGCCGGCCTGTCCGCCGCCACCACCGCGGCGATCCGCTACGCCGATCTCTGCCTGATCCCGGCGCGGCCCTGCGTCGCCGATATCGAGGCCACGGCCTCGACGCTGCAGATCGCCCGCGCCTGGGAGAAGCCGTTCGCCTTCATTCTCAACCAGACCCCGATCCGCGGCCAGCGCATCGCCAATGCGGCCAATGCGCTCGGCGACGAGGCGGCGCTGGAAGCCGCCGGCGTGCTGGCGCTGCCCTATGTGGTGATGCGCAACGATCACCAGGACGCGCTCGGCAAGGGCCTGGCGGTCGGCGAATATGCGCCGAACGGCAAATCCGCCGACGAGATCAACGCGCTGTGGCAGTGGATCGAATTGAAACTGACCGGCGCCGTGGCGATCGAGGAGCATGAGACGCTCGACCTCGATTCGCCTGCGCCCGACCTGGCGCCAGCGCCCGCGCCCTACCGGCCCGCGGTGACGGAATCCGCGCTGGTCTCCTGA
- a CDS encoding 2-hydroxyacid dehydrogenase, whose product MSVKKKPLVVVTRKLPDSIETRMRELFDARLNLDDLAMSQEQLAEAARTADILVPTVTDAVTADIINQPDCRLKLIASFGNGIDNVDVAAAHARGITVTNTPRVLTEDTADMTMAMILAVPRRLIEGAMLLTNDGDWPGWSPTWMLGRRLGGKRLGIIGMGRIGQAVARRARAFGLQIHYHNRRPVAPRIADELGATYWDSLDQMLTRMDIISVNCPHTPATFHLLSARRLKLIRKDAYVVNTARGEVIDEETLTKLIEAGDIAGAALDVFENEPAVNPKLLRLAKSGKVVLLPHMGSATIEGRVEMGEKVIINIRTFLDSHKPPDRVLPGML is encoded by the coding sequence ATGTCGGTTAAGAAAAAGCCTCTGGTCGTCGTCACCCGTAAACTGCCGGACTCGATCGAAACCCGGATGCGGGAACTGTTCGACGCCCGGCTCAATCTCGACGACCTGGCGATGAGCCAGGAGCAGCTCGCCGAAGCCGCCCGCACCGCCGACATCCTGGTGCCGACCGTCACCGATGCGGTTACCGCCGACATCATCAACCAGCCCGATTGCCGGCTGAAGCTGATCGCCAGTTTCGGCAACGGCATCGACAATGTCGACGTCGCCGCCGCCCATGCCCGCGGCATCACCGTCACCAATACGCCGAGAGTTCTGACCGAAGACACCGCCGACATGACCATGGCGATGATCCTGGCGGTGCCGCGCCGGCTGATCGAGGGCGCGATGCTGCTGACCAATGACGGCGACTGGCCGGGCTGGTCGCCGACCTGGATGCTGGGCCGCCGGCTCGGCGGCAAGCGGCTCGGCATCATCGGCATGGGCCGGATCGGCCAGGCAGTGGCGCGCCGCGCCCGCGCCTTCGGGCTGCAGATCCACTACCATAACCGCCGCCCGGTGGCGCCGCGGATCGCCGACGAATTGGGCGCGACCTATTGGGATTCGCTCGACCAGATGCTGACCCGGATGGACATCATCTCGGTGAATTGTCCGCACACGCCGGCGACGTTCCATCTGCTGTCGGCGCGGCGATTGAAACTCATCCGCAAGGACGCCTATGTGGTCAACACCGCGCGCGGCGAGGTGATCGACGAAGAGACCCTGACCAAGCTGATCGAAGCCGGCGACATCGCCGGCGCGGCGCTCGACGTGTTCGAGAACGAACCCGCGGTCAATCCGAAGCTGCTGCGGCTGGCCAAATCCGGCAAGGTGGTACTGCTGCCGCATATGGGCTCGGCCACCATCGAGGGCCGGGTCGAGATGGGCGAAAAAGTCATCATCAACATCCGCACCTTCCTCGACAGCCACAAGCCGCCGGACCGCGTGCTGCCGGGGATGCTGTAA
- the irrA gene encoding iron response transcriptional regulator IrrA, with product MDIGERRTYSSDEPAIAGSHISGSHASASLPQLNGCPWHDVTEMLQSVGLRPTRQRMALGWLLFGKGDRHLTAEMLYEEASQAKVPVSLATVYNTLNQLTDAGLLRQVSVDGTKTYFDTNVSAHQHFYLETNHQLIDIPDSDVSLRAIPDVPEGYEIARIDMVVRLRKKG from the coding sequence GTGGATATCGGTGAGCGTAGGACATATTCGAGCGACGAGCCCGCGATCGCGGGATCTCATATCTCTGGATCTCACGCCTCGGCTTCGCTGCCGCAGCTGAACGGCTGTCCCTGGCACGACGTCACCGAAATGTTGCAATCGGTCGGTCTGCGCCCGACCCGGCAGCGGATGGCGCTCGGCTGGCTGTTGTTCGGCAAGGGCGACCGCCACCTCACCGCCGAAATGCTCTATGAGGAAGCCAGCCAGGCCAAGGTTCCGGTATCGCTGGCGACCGTCTACAACACCCTGAACCAGCTCACCGATGCCGGCCTGCTGCGCCAGGTCAGTGTCGACGGCACCAAGACCTATTTCGACACCAATGTCTCCGCGCACCAGCATTTCTATCTCGAGACCAACCACCAGCTGATCGACATTCCGGATTCCGACGTGTCGCTGCGCGCGATCCCGGACGTGCCGGAAGGCTACGAAATCGCCCGCATCGACATGGTGGTGCGGCTGCGCAAGAAGGGCTGA
- a CDS encoding serine protease — MRSMLAATLMMATGLAMSQAAAQPKPAGAPARPAPQTPAETVEAMALAERKAIQSDLAWTGDYNGVIDGVVGSRTIAAIKSFQQERGATQTGVLNPKERELLADAAKKLQKNVGWKMLTDPVTGARLGLPARLVPKYAGDDHSATWRSATGTIAITLTRRQQANPSTARLAAVERTNPPGRKVGYSLVKPDFFVLSGTEGLKTFYIRGQTQGSEFRILTVLYDQATEGVMAPVVVAMSNAFDAFPTGAQAGPAPRKRVEYATGIVADSAGAVVTAREAVDGCLSIVVAGGAVANGHAERIADDKDHDLALLRLYGAQGLQPLGLQAGQPTSTAELVGIADPQNQGGGDAASRVKAAVTPGDSGELRLAPAPALGFSGAAALDSNGRFTGIALLRPAIVAGPQSGAAQAVLVGAESVRAFLQSNGVTPAAGNRSAAPTASVLRVICVRK, encoded by the coding sequence ATGAGATCGATGCTGGCCGCAACCCTGATGATGGCAACCGGCTTGGCGATGTCGCAGGCCGCCGCCCAGCCGAAACCGGCCGGCGCGCCGGCGCGGCCGGCGCCGCAGACGCCCGCCGAGACCGTGGAGGCGATGGCACTGGCCGAGCGCAAGGCGATCCAGTCGGATCTGGCCTGGACCGGCGACTATAACGGCGTGATCGATGGCGTGGTCGGGAGCCGGACCATCGCGGCGATCAAATCGTTCCAGCAGGAGCGCGGCGCCACGCAGACCGGCGTGCTCAATCCCAAGGAGCGCGAGCTGCTGGCCGACGCCGCCAAGAAATTGCAGAAAAATGTCGGCTGGAAAATGCTGACCGACCCGGTCACCGGCGCGCGCCTCGGCCTGCCCGCCAGGCTGGTGCCGAAATATGCCGGCGACGATCACAGCGCGACTTGGCGGTCGGCCACCGGCACCATCGCGATCACGCTGACGCGGCGTCAGCAGGCCAATCCCTCCACCGCCAGACTGGCGGCCGTCGAGCGGACGAACCCGCCCGGCCGCAAGGTCGGCTACAGCCTGGTGAAGCCGGATTTCTTCGTGCTGTCGGGCACCGAGGGCCTGAAGACATTCTACATTCGCGGCCAGACCCAGGGCAGCGAATTCCGCATCCTCACCGTGCTGTACGATCAGGCCACCGAAGGCGTCATGGCGCCCGTGGTGGTGGCGATGTCGAACGCGTTCGATGCGTTCCCGACCGGCGCGCAGGCGGGGCCGGCGCCGCGCAAACGCGTCGAATACGCCACCGGCATCGTCGCCGATTCCGCCGGCGCCGTCGTCACCGCGCGCGAAGCGGTCGATGGCTGCCTGAGCATCGTGGTCGCGGGCGGCGCGGTGGCGAACGGCCATGCCGAGCGCATCGCCGACGACAAGGACCACGATCTGGCGCTGTTGCGCCTCTATGGCGCGCAGGGCCTGCAGCCGCTCGGTCTGCAAGCGGGCCAACCGACCTCCACGGCCGAGCTGGTCGGCATCGCCGATCCGCAGAATCAGGGCGGCGGCGACGCGGCGAGCCGCGTCAAGGCGGCGGTGACGCCGGGCGATTCCGGCGAGCTGAGGCTTGCTCCGGCGCCCGCGCTCGGCTTTTCCGGCGCCGCGGCGCTGGATTCCAACGGACGCTTCACCGGCATCGCGCTGCTGCGGCCCGCCATTGTCGCCGGGCCGCAAAGCGGCGCCGCCCAGGCGGTGCTGGTCGGCGCCGAGAGCGTGCGCGCATTCCTGCAAAGCAACGGCGTCACGCCCGCCGCCGGCAACCGCTCGGCAGCGCCGACGGCCTCGGTACTGCGGGTGATCTGCGTGCGCAAATAA
- a CDS encoding PRC-barrel domain-containing protein, with protein MRGILLASAAMLLISQAAVAQNTDHNSNGSSNAAAPSQKMRSNIKNMLEKSGYQHIRVAPTAFLIRASDADGNPVIMSVSPDSFTEVTDVTNGSSKDTTANSTTSKSMVSTGSFVAVPNDDDLSSRVVGLDIYNNDNKDIGQIKDIALSRSGKAQAYIVSVGGFLGIDEHYVAVRPSALNISYKTTDKKWHATMDATASQLKAAPEFKYQGRWEASKT; from the coding sequence ATGCGTGGAATCCTACTCGCCAGCGCGGCGATGTTGCTAATCTCGCAAGCGGCGGTCGCGCAGAACACCGATCACAACAGCAACGGCAGCAGCAATGCGGCCGCCCCCTCACAAAAGATGCGGTCGAACATCAAAAACATGCTGGAAAAATCCGGCTATCAGCACATCCGGGTTGCGCCGACGGCCTTCCTCATTCGCGCCAGCGACGCCGACGGCAATCCGGTGATCATGTCGGTGAGTCCGGATTCGTTTACCGAGGTCACCGACGTGACCAACGGCTCCAGCAAGGACACGACCGCAAATAGCACGACCAGCAAGAGCATGGTTTCGACCGGCTCGTTCGTGGCGGTGCCGAACGATGATGATCTGAGCTCCCGCGTGGTCGGCCTCGACATCTACAACAACGACAACAAGGACATCGGCCAGATCAAGGACATCGCCTTGAGCCGGTCCGGCAAAGCCCAGGCCTATATCGTCTCGGTCGGCGGCTTCCTGGGCATCGACGAACACTACGTCGCGGTCAGACCGTCGGCGCTCAACATCAGCTACAAGACTACGGACAAGAAGTGGCACGCCACCATGGACGCCACCGCCAGCCAGCTCAAAGCCGCGCCCGAATTCAAGTACCAGGGACGCTGGGAAGCCAGCAAGACCTGA
- a CDS encoding SH3 domain-containing protein has translation MKTKNLIGIVLFAGAMISVGAPALASKGVTIAASGLPVPRYVSLKSDHVNVRVGPTKDNEVAWVYTRAGLPVEITAEFENWRRVRDSQGAEGWVYHSLLSGRRTAVVTMKSKDDLATLYDSADEKSPVAARLEAGVVAQVKHCAQGWCQVSGNGFDGWIEQQRLWGVYLNEKVN, from the coding sequence ATGAAGACGAAAAATCTGATCGGGATCGTGTTGTTCGCAGGTGCAATGATAAGCGTCGGCGCCCCGGCGCTGGCGTCCAAGGGCGTCACCATCGCGGCCAGCGGGCTGCCGGTGCCGCGCTATGTCAGCCTGAAGTCCGACCATGTGAATGTTCGCGTCGGCCCCACCAAGGATAATGAGGTGGCATGGGTCTATACCCGCGCCGGGCTGCCGGTGGAGATCACCGCCGAATTCGAGAACTGGCGCCGGGTGCGCGATTCCCAGGGCGCCGAGGGCTGGGTCTATCATTCGCTGCTGTCGGGACGCCGCACCGCGGTGGTGACGATGAAGTCGAAGGACGATCTGGCGACGCTGTATGACAGCGCCGATGAGAAAAGCCCGGTGGCGGCACGGCTGGAGGCCGGCGTCGTGGCCCAGGTCAAGCATTGCGCCCAGGGCTGGTGCCAGGTCAGCGGCAACGGCTTCGACGGCTGGATCGAGCAGCAGCGGCTGTGGGGCGTCTATCTCAATGAGAAGGTGAACTGA